The DNA sequence ATTTACACAATTCCTGATTTGCTTCCGAGGTAATGTCATGGAAAATTTATTGGAAGTTGTTGAGCAATTTTTAAGTTTATCAGATGAAAAATTAGAGGAATTGGCAGCTAAAAACCATTTATTACGATTACAAGAAGAAAGGGAAGAGAAGAATGCGTAAGTTCTTAGTAGTTTTATTGCTACCTGCTTTTATCATAACCTCAAGAGTAGTTAGCACAGAAAAACAGCTTCCTTACTCTTCGCAAGAAATTTATTATCTAACCGAGTCTGATTATGGATTCTACTATAAAGAAACTCTGGAATCCCCGATGGTATACGGAGAAACAGCTGTCTATGCTAATGAGGATCTTGTCAAGGAGTCTGGTAAATTGACTTCTGGAACCACCTTTAAAATAGTAGAATGGCGTTTGAATAGACAAGGTGTTCCTGTTTTTAAATTAGATAATCACCAGTTTATCCTTGCAGATAAGCGTTTGGTCTATGATCAAAGTCAAGTTCAAACTCAAAATAGACAAGTATGGTTGGAGCCGGGGTTTGTTATCTATAACAGCCCCTATGATGCGAAAGAAATTTCTTCATCTCTCTCTCCCTATCAACTTGTAATGGTGGATAGAGCTCTCTTTGCTGAGGGACAAGAATTTCTTCATATTGATCAAGTTGGGTGGGTATCAAAAGAGTTCGTCTCAGAAGAAGACAATCGCATCCAGAAGGTTCAAGAAGTTTTATCAAACAACTATCAGAATGAAAATTATTCTATTTATGTTAAACAATTGAGTACAGGTAAAGAGGCTGGGGTGAATGAAGACAGTAAACTCTATGCAGCTAGCATCTTGAAACTAGCCTACCTTTATTATGCTCAAGATAAGATAAATCAAGGGGAATATACGCTAGACAGTAGCTTCAAGTATATCCCAGAAGTAAATAGTTTCCCTGGGTCCTATAAACCAGAAGGTAGTGGTAGCTTACCTAAAAAAGAAGATAACAAAGAATACAGTCTTCAACAGTTGATTACCAAGGTAACAAAAGAGTCTGACAATGTTGCTCATAATATTTTAGGTTATTATGTGACCAATCAATCTGACGGGGCTTTCAAAGAAAAAATGTCCACCATTATGGGTGAAGATTGGGATGTGAATGATAAATTGACTTCTTCGAAAATGGCTGGAAAGGTCATGGAAGCTATTTATAAACAGAATGGTTTTGTCCTAGAGTCTCTAGGTAAGACCGATTTTGACAACCAACGAATCGCAAAAGGTGTTTCGGTTAAGGTAGCTCATAAAATTGGAGATGCCGATGAGTTTAAACATGACACTGCCATTGTTTATACGGATTCTCCTTTCGTTCTTTCCATTTTCACCAAAAATTCTGATTATGACACTATTGCTAAGATAGCCAAGGATGTCTATGAGGTTCTAAAATGAGGGAACGGGATTTTTTAAATCATTTTCTCCGAAAAGAGTATTTCAAAAAACATTCTAAAGTCGTGTTGGCTCTGTCTGGCGGACTAGATTCGATGTCTTTATACCATCTATTGTCTACTTACCAAAAAGAGTTGGGAATTGAGTTGGTTTTAGCACATGTCAATCACAAGCAGAGAAGTGAGTCTGACTGGGAGGAAAATGAACTAAGGAAGTTAGCTGATGCAGCTGAACTTCCTATTTATATCACAAGTTTTTCAGGAGACTTTTCAGAAGCGCGTGCTCGAGAGTTTCGTTATGATTTTTTTAGGAAAATCATGAAAGAGGTTGGAGCGACTGCCTTGGTTACTGCCCACCATGCAGATGATCAAGTTGAAACGATTTTGATGCGCTTGATTCGAGGAAGTCGGCTACGTCATTTAACAGGAATAAAAGAAAGTCAAGTAGTTGATGATATTGAAATCATTCGTCCTTTGTTGCATTTTCATAAAAAGGATTTTCCACCAATTCTTCATTTCGAAGATCAAACAAATCAGGAAAATGCCTATTTTCGCAATCGTATTCGAAATAGGTATTTACCAGAGCTTGAAAAAGAAAATCCTCGTCTTAAATCCGCTCTTTTAGATTTTGGAAGGGAGATTTCAGATTACCAAGTAGCCATAACGGAGCTTTCTAAACAAATTGATGTGGAAGATTTGAATGAGCTCTTTTCATACTCCCAACAAACTCAAGGAATCTTACTCCAGAACTATCTGAATCAATTCCCAGACTTAAATTTGACAAAGGCTCAGTTTGCTGAAGTTCGACAGATTTTAGCAACTAAAAGTCAGTATCGTCACTCACTGAAAAATGGTTATGAATTGATAAAAGAGTATCAGAATTTTCGAGTTTGTAAAATCAGTCCTCAGGCCGATGAAAAGGAAGATGAACTTGTGTTACACTATCAAAATCAAGTTCGATATATGGGCTATTTATTTTCCTTTGGTATCCCTGTTGAAGGGGATTTTGTTCAAAAAGTAACAGTTTCACGGGAAACACCTGTACATATTAGATGTCGAAAACCTGGCGATGTTCTTATCCTGAATGGTCACCGAAAGAAACTGAGACGTTTATTTATAGATTTGAAAATCCCTATTGAAAAACGAAAAACAACCCCTATTATTGAGCAATTTGGAGAAATTGTCTCAATTTTAGGAATTGCGACCAGTGATTTGAGTAAAAACACGAAAAATGATATAATGAACACTGTAATTTATATAGAAAAAATAGATAGGTAAAAAGATGTTAGAACACGATATAAAAAAAATTCTCGTTTCACATGATGAAATTACAGAAGCAGCTAAAAAGCTAGGTGCACAATTAACAAAAGAATATGAGGGGAAAAATCCAATTCTTATTGGAATTCTAAAAGGATCGATTCCTTTTATGGCTGAATTGGTCAAACATATTGATACGCATATTGAGATGGACTTCATGATGGTATCTAGTTACCATGGTGGAACAGCAAGTAGTGGTGTCATCAATATCAAGCAAGACGTGACTCAAGATATCAAAGGAAGACATGTTTTATTTGTAGAGGATATCATCGATACAGGTCAAACTTTGAAAAATTTGCGAGATATGTTTATTGCAAGAGAAGCAGCTTCTGTTAAAATCGCGACTTTGTTGGACAAACCAGAGGGACGTGTTGTTGAAATTGAAGCGGATTATACCTGCTTTACTATTCCAAATGAATTTGTAGTAGGTTATGGTCTGGATTATAAGGAAAATTATCGTAACCTTCCTTATGTTGGAGTATTGAAAGAAGAAGTTTATTCAAATTAGAAAGATCTATCTTTAATGAAAAAACAAAATAATGGTTTAGTTAGAAATCCATTTCTCTACTTGTTAATTATCTTTTTCCTAGTGACAGGATTCCAGTATTTTTACTCTGGAAATACTGCTGGACGAAGCGAAAAAATTAACTATACAGAACTGGTAAAAGAAATTACAGCAGACAATGTAAAAGAATTAACCTATCAGCCAAATGGTAGCATCATTGAAGTGTCTGGTGTTTATAAAAATCCTAAGACTAGTAAAGAAGAAACAGGAATTCAATTTTTCACTCCTACAGCTACAACAGTAGAAAGATTCTCAAGTACTATTCTTCCGTCTGATTCAACAGTTTCAGAATTGCAAAAACTTGCTTCTGAACATCAGGCTGAGGTTACAGTCAAACATGAGAGTTCAAGTGGTATGTGGATCAATATCCTTGTGTCTGTTGTTCCATTTGCTATTCTCTTCTTCTTCCTATTCTCTATGATGGGAAATATGGGAGGAAATAATAGTAGAAATCCAATGAGTTTTGGACGTAGCAAGGCCAAAGCTGCTAACAAAGAAGATATCAAGGTACGATTCTCAGATGTTGCAGGTGCCGAGGAAGAAAAACAAGAATTAGTCGAAGTTGTTGAATTCTTAAAAGATCCAAAACGATTTACAAAACTTGGTGCGCGTATTCCTGCAGGTGTTCTTTTAGAGGGACCTCCGGGAACAGGTAAAACTTTGCTTGCTAAGGCGGTTGCCGGAGAAGCAGGCGTTCCATTCTTTAGTATCTCAGGATCTGACTTTGTAGAAATGTTTGTCGGAGTTGGTGCAAGTCGTGTTCGTTCTCTTTTTGAGGATGCTAAAAAAGCAGCACCAGCCATTATCTTTATCGATGAAATTGACGCTGTTGGTCGCCAACGTGGTGTCGGCCTCGGTGGAGGAAATGATGAACGTGAACAAACCTTGAACCAACTCTTGATTGAGATGGATGGTTTTGAGGGAAATGAAGGCATCATCGTTATCGCTGCGACAAACCGTTCAGATGTTCTAGATCCAGCTCTTCTCCGTCCAGGACGTTTCGATAGAAAAGTCTTGGTTGGTCGCCCTGATGTTAAAGGTCGTGAAGCAATCTTGAAAGTTCACGCTAAAAATAAACCTCTGGCAGACGATGTTGATTTGAAACTAGTTGCCCAACAAACCCCAGGCTTTGTGGGAGCTGACTTAGAAAATGTTCTAAACGAGGCAGCCTTGGTTGCAGCCCGTCGCAACAAATCAATTATTGATGCTTCAGATATTGATGAGGCAGAGGACAGAGTGATTGCTGGACCATCTAAGAAGGATAAAACAGTATCACAAAGAGAACGTGAATTGGTTGCTTATCATGAGGCTGGGCATACCATTGTTGGTTTAGTCTTGTCAAATGCCCGTGTTGTTCATAAAGTTACCATTGTACCACGTGGACGTGCAGGCGGATACATGATTGCACTTCCTAAAGAAGATCAAATGCTCCTGTCTAAAGAAGATATGAAAGAGCAATTGGCAGGTTTAATGGGTGGTCGTGTAGCTGAAGAGATTATCTTTAATGTTCAAACTACAGGGGCCTCAAATGACTTTGAACAAGCTACTCAGATGGCGCGTGCAATGGTCACTGAATATGGTATGAGTGAAAAACTAGGACCAGTTCAATACGAAGGAAATCATGCTATGTTTGGTGCACAAAGTCCTCAAAAATCAATTTCAGAACAAACAGCCTATGAGATTGATGAAGAAGTACGTTTATTATTAAATGAGGCACGAAATAAAGCAGCTGAAATTATTCAATCAAATCGTGAAACCCACAAGTTGATTGCAGAAGCATTGTTGAAATACGAAACATTGGATAGTACACAGATTAAATCTCTTTACGAGACAGGAAAAATGCCTGAGACAGTAGAAGAGGAATCTCATGCACTATCTTATGATGAAGTAAAATCAAAAATGAGTGAAGAAAAATAAATTTAGAGAGGTTCGACCTCTCTTTTTATGTTCTAATGTGATGGTTACCGAGCAGATGCCTTGATAGTTGACCCTCCTCGTACAGGCTTAGATGATAAGCTGTTGGATACCATTCTGACCTATGTTCCAGAAAAAATGGTCTATGTATCCTGCAATGTTTCGACCTTGGCACGAGATTTGGTTAAACTAGTAAAAGTCTATGATCTCCAGTATATCCAGTCGGTCGATATGTTTCCCCACACTGCACGAACAGAAGCAGTTGTTAAGTTAGTGAAGAAAATAAAAAATCAACTTTATTGAAAAAAGTTCTTGACAAAGTAGGAAAAGTAGGTATAATAGAAAGAGTTGAAAAGCTCAAGGTCCGTTGGTCAAGGGGTTAAGACACCGCCTTTTCACGGCGGTAACACGGGTTCGAATCCCGTACGGACTATGGTATGTTGCGGATGGAACACTTGATGAAAAAAGTTCAAAAAAGTTTCAAAAAAGTGTTGACAAGCGAGAGTGGCTGTGATATACTAATATAGTTGTCGCTTGAGAGAGATTGAGTGACAAAGACCTTTGAAAACTGAACAAGACGAACCAATGTGCAGGGCACTATAACTAAGGTTATAGTACTGAACAATGAAAAAAAACAATAAATCTGTCAGTGACAGAAATGAGTGAGAACTCAAACTTTTAATGAGAGTTTGATCCTGGCTCAGGACGAACGCTGGCGGCGTGCCTAATACATGCAAGTAGAACGCTGAAGAGAGGAGCTTGCTCTTCTTGGATGAGTTGCGAACGGGTGAGTAACGCGTAGGTAACCTGCCTGGTAGCGGGGGATAACTATTGGAAACGATAGCTAATACCGCATAAAATGGATTATCGCATGATAATTCATTGAAAGGTGCAAATGCATCACTACCAGATGGACCTGCGTTGTATTAGCTAGTTGGTGGGGTAACGGCTCACCAAGGCAACGATACATAGCCGACCTGAGAGGGTGATCGGCCACACTGGGACTGAGACACGGCCCAGACTCCTACGGGAGGCAGCAGTAGGGAATCTTCGGCAATGGACGGAAGTCTGACCGAGCAACGCCGCGTGAGTGAAGAAGGTTTTCGGATCGTAAAGCTCTGTTGTAAGAGAAGAACGAGTGTGAGAGTGGAAAGTTCACACTGTGACGGTATCTTACCAGAAAGGGACGGCTAACTACGTGCCAGCAGCCGCGGTAATACGTAGGTCCCGAGCGTTGTCCGGATTTATTGGGCGTAAAGCGAGCGCAGGCGGTTAGATAAGTCTGAAGTTAAAGGCTGTGGCTTAACCATAGTACGCTTTGGAAACTGTTTAACTTGAGTGCAAGAGGGGAGAGTGGAATTCCATGTGTAGCGGTGAAATGCGTAGATATATGGAGGAACACCGGTGGCGAAAGCGGCTCTCTGGCTTGTAACTGA is a window from the Streptococcus oralis genome containing:
- the tilS gene encoding tRNA lysidine(34) synthetase TilS, which encodes MRERDFLNHFLRKEYFKKHSKVVLALSGGLDSMSLYHLLSTYQKELGIELVLAHVNHKQRSESDWEENELRKLADAAELPIYITSFSGDFSEARAREFRYDFFRKIMKEVGATALVTAHHADDQVETILMRLIRGSRLRHLTGIKESQVVDDIEIIRPLLHFHKKDFPPILHFEDQTNQENAYFRNRIRNRYLPELEKENPRLKSALLDFGREISDYQVAITELSKQIDVEDLNELFSYSQQTQGILLQNYLNQFPDLNLTKAQFAEVRQILATKSQYRHSLKNGYELIKEYQNFRVCKISPQADEKEDELVLHYQNQVRYMGYLFSFGIPVEGDFVQKVTVSRETPVHIRCRKPGDVLILNGHRKKLRRLFIDLKIPIEKRKTTPIIEQFGEIVSILGIATSDLSKNTKNDIMNTVIYIEKIDR
- a CDS encoding serine hydrolase — protein: MRKFLVVLLLPAFIITSRVVSTEKQLPYSSQEIYYLTESDYGFYYKETLESPMVYGETAVYANEDLVKESGKLTSGTTFKIVEWRLNRQGVPVFKLDNHQFILADKRLVYDQSQVQTQNRQVWLEPGFVIYNSPYDAKEISSSLSPYQLVMVDRALFAEGQEFLHIDQVGWVSKEFVSEEDNRIQKVQEVLSNNYQNENYSIYVKQLSTGKEAGVNEDSKLYAASILKLAYLYYAQDKINQGEYTLDSSFKYIPEVNSFPGSYKPEGSGSLPKKEDNKEYSLQQLITKVTKESDNVAHNILGYYVTNQSDGAFKEKMSTIMGEDWDVNDKLTSSKMAGKVMEAIYKQNGFVLESLGKTDFDNQRIAKGVSVKVAHKIGDADEFKHDTAIVYTDSPFVLSIFTKNSDYDTIAKIAKDVYEVLK
- a CDS encoding SP_0009 family protein gives rise to the protein MENLLEVVEQFLSLSDEKLEELAAKNHLLRLQEEREEKNA
- the ftsH gene encoding ATP-dependent zinc metalloprotease FtsH encodes the protein MKKQNNGLVRNPFLYLLIIFFLVTGFQYFYSGNTAGRSEKINYTELVKEITADNVKELTYQPNGSIIEVSGVYKNPKTSKEETGIQFFTPTATTVERFSSTILPSDSTVSELQKLASEHQAEVTVKHESSSGMWINILVSVVPFAILFFFLFSMMGNMGGNNSRNPMSFGRSKAKAANKEDIKVRFSDVAGAEEEKQELVEVVEFLKDPKRFTKLGARIPAGVLLEGPPGTGKTLLAKAVAGEAGVPFFSISGSDFVEMFVGVGASRVRSLFEDAKKAAPAIIFIDEIDAVGRQRGVGLGGGNDEREQTLNQLLIEMDGFEGNEGIIVIAATNRSDVLDPALLRPGRFDRKVLVGRPDVKGREAILKVHAKNKPLADDVDLKLVAQQTPGFVGADLENVLNEAALVAARRNKSIIDASDIDEAEDRVIAGPSKKDKTVSQRERELVAYHEAGHTIVGLVLSNARVVHKVTIVPRGRAGGYMIALPKEDQMLLSKEDMKEQLAGLMGGRVAEEIIFNVQTTGASNDFEQATQMARAMVTEYGMSEKLGPVQYEGNHAMFGAQSPQKSISEQTAYEIDEEVRLLLNEARNKAAEIIQSNRETHKLIAEALLKYETLDSTQIKSLYETGKMPETVEEESHALSYDEVKSKMSEEK
- the hpt gene encoding hypoxanthine phosphoribosyltransferase, yielding MLEHDIKKILVSHDEITEAAKKLGAQLTKEYEGKNPILIGILKGSIPFMAELVKHIDTHIEMDFMMVSSYHGGTASSGVINIKQDVTQDIKGRHVLFVEDIIDTGQTLKNLRDMFIAREAASVKIATLLDKPEGRVVEIEADYTCFTIPNEFVVGYGLDYKENYRNLPYVGVLKEEVYSN